One window from the genome of Pseudonocardia hierapolitana encodes:
- a CDS encoding cytochrome P450 yields MSAVAEVRRAIRWGVRHGFVRKALGKRRREGDITARLMLEPDFVADPFPHYATIRAQARVVSNGIVLNTAHHDLCTAILRSPDFGVVGGPSGRPPALLRYAVSAGGRGPLGPVEPPSMLATDPPDHTRYRKLVTRAFSARAVAALRSRTEEIATELLDGMAAGGAAADLIEDYASLLPATVIAEMLGAPVEMRRQFLHWGEGAALSLDAGLTYSQFRRSERDIEALQEWMQGHFAHLRRHPGDNILSALVHAHDDGERLTEDELTSIAMLLLAAGFETTVNLIGNGVGLLTAHPDQLALLRAEPQRWPRAVEEILRVDSPVQRTGRVAHRDTEVAGERFRADQVVILMLGGANRDPAVFADPDRFDVTRPNAGDHLAFSSGAHFCLGAALARMEGEVGLRALFDRFPDLALAGPPRRRPTRVLRGYASMPARLSPATVGA; encoded by the coding sequence ATGAGCGCGGTTGCAGAGGTGCGGCGGGCGATCCGGTGGGGAGTGCGGCACGGGTTCGTCCGGAAGGCGCTGGGCAAGCGCCGGCGGGAGGGCGACATCACCGCCCGTCTCATGCTCGAACCGGACTTCGTCGCCGACCCGTTCCCGCACTACGCGACGATCCGGGCGCAGGCTCGCGTCGTCAGCAACGGGATCGTGCTCAACACCGCACACCACGACCTCTGCACCGCGATCCTGCGCAGCCCCGACTTCGGCGTCGTCGGTGGGCCGAGCGGGCGGCCACCTGCCCTGCTGCGGTATGCCGTCTCCGCCGGGGGGCGCGGACCGCTCGGGCCGGTGGAGCCGCCGTCGATGCTCGCGACCGACCCACCGGATCACACCCGTTACCGCAAGCTCGTGACCAGGGCGTTCAGCGCCAGGGCGGTGGCCGCGCTGCGGTCGCGTACCGAGGAGATCGCCACGGAGCTGCTCGACGGGATGGCAGCGGGGGGCGCAGCCGCCGACCTGATCGAGGACTACGCGAGCCTGCTGCCGGCCACCGTCATCGCCGAGATGCTCGGTGCCCCCGTCGAGATGCGGCGGCAGTTCCTGCACTGGGGCGAGGGTGCGGCGCTCTCGTTGGACGCGGGGCTGACGTACTCCCAGTTCCGCCGTTCCGAGCGCGACATCGAGGCGTTGCAGGAGTGGATGCAGGGCCACTTCGCGCACCTGCGCCGCCATCCAGGCGACAACATCCTCTCCGCGCTCGTGCACGCCCACGACGACGGGGAGCGGCTCACCGAGGACGAGCTCACCAGCATCGCGATGCTGCTGCTCGCCGCGGGGTTCGAGACCACGGTGAACCTCATCGGCAACGGTGTCGGGCTCCTCACCGCCCACCCCGACCAGCTCGCCCTGCTGCGCGCCGAGCCGCAACGCTGGCCCCGCGCGGTGGAGGAGATCCTGCGCGTCGACTCCCCGGTCCAGCGCACGGGTCGCGTCGCGCACCGCGACACCGAGGTCGCCGGTGAGCGGTTCCGCGCCGACCAGGTCGTCATACTCATGCTCGGCGGCGCCAACCGTGACCCGGCCGTCTTCGCCGACCCCGACCGGTTCGACGTCACCCGCCCGAACGCAGGCGATCACCTCGCCTTCTCCAGCGGAGCGCACTTCTGCCTCGGTGCCGCGCTCGCCCGGATGGAGGGGGAGGTCGGCCTGCGGGCCCTCTTCGACCGGTTCCCCGACCTCGCCCTCGCCGGCCCGCCCCGCCGCCGCCCCACCCGGGTGCTGCGCGGCTACGCGTCGATGCCGGCGCGCCTCTCCCCCGCCACCGTCGGCGCCTGA
- a CDS encoding phosphotransferase family protein, with translation MNDAVPPGPLTDWLRREVPQVAVGGVPVAVEPISGGHSNLTYCITDAAGGRFALRRPPTGMVLATAHDMGREWRFISALAPTAVPVPPPVAFCPDPDVIGAPFYLTEFVDGEVLGDEASGHRLAPAARPTAGLDLVDVLADLHAVDPDAVGLADLRRPGRYLERQLRRWHRQVHESTVPDLSAVDAAHARLVERAADLPPSRDCIAHGDFRPGNLSVGPDGRVRAVFDWELAAIGDPLADLGWLLASWGRPGDEVPPTIPGPSLVEGYPGRSDLVARYAERSGRDLAALQDELDVYVAFARWRSACIGAGVYTRYAGGVMGGRAEADGGAARLASLHAQAEAALAALL, from the coding sequence ATGAACGACGCCGTTCCGCCCGGGCCACTGACCGACTGGCTGCGCCGCGAGGTGCCGCAGGTGGCGGTCGGAGGCGTTCCCGTCGCCGTCGAACCGATCTCGGGCGGCCACTCCAACCTCACCTACTGCATCACCGATGCCGCAGGCGGCCGGTTCGCGCTGCGCCGCCCGCCCACCGGGATGGTGCTCGCCACCGCGCACGACATGGGCCGGGAGTGGCGCTTCATCAGCGCGCTCGCGCCCACCGCCGTGCCGGTGCCCCCGCCGGTGGCGTTCTGCCCAGACCCGGACGTGATCGGCGCGCCGTTCTACCTCACCGAGTTCGTCGACGGGGAGGTGCTGGGCGACGAGGCATCCGGCCACCGCCTCGCACCCGCGGCCCGCCCTACCGCGGGCCTGGACCTCGTCGACGTGCTGGCCGACCTGCACGCCGTCGACCCGGACGCCGTCGGCCTCGCCGACCTGCGCCGCCCCGGCCGCTACCTGGAACGCCAGCTGCGTCGCTGGCACCGGCAGGTGCACGAGTCCACCGTGCCGGATCTGTCGGCCGTCGACGCCGCGCACGCACGGCTGGTGGAACGGGCCGCCGACCTGCCGCCGTCGAGGGACTGCATCGCCCACGGCGACTTCCGGCCGGGCAACCTCTCCGTCGGCCCCGACGGCCGGGTCCGCGCGGTGTTCGACTGGGAGCTCGCCGCCATCGGCGACCCGCTCGCCGACCTCGGCTGGCTGCTGGCCTCCTGGGGGCGTCCCGGCGACGAGGTGCCCCCGACAATCCCGGGCCCGAGCCTCGTCGAGGGCTACCCCGGGCGTTCCGACCTCGTCGCGCGGTACGCCGAGCGCTCGGGCCGCGACCTCGCGGCGCTCCAGGACGAGCTGGACGTCTACGTCGCCTTCGCCCGCTGGCGCTCGGCCTGCATCGGCGCAGGCGTCTACACCCGCTACGCGGGCGGGGTCATGGGTGGCCGGGCCGAGGCCGACGGCGGAGCCGCCCGCCTCGCCTCCCTGCATGCCCAAGCAGAAGCCGCCCTCGCTGCACTCCTCTAG
- a CDS encoding HipA family kinase has product MLRHVTATRYVTPLREGGSLPGLMEADDLGTYVVKYIGAGQGRKVLVAEIVTGELARGLGLPVPELVTVELDPALGVAEPDQEVQELLRASPGLNLGIDFLPGALDLDPKAFPIDPGFAGRVLWFDALVGNVDRSWRNTNMLFWHGSPYLIDHGATLTFQHAWSGAAAWVERAYDAADHVLLGCGPDLDAADAALAPQVTPQLLRAAADAVPDQWLADEPGFGDVDEVRAAFVTQLVARRDARAAWLPGIRAAIDGRGAAAGPPATRGPGTPFWVGR; this is encoded by the coding sequence GTGCTGCGCCACGTCACGGCCACCCGGTACGTCACGCCGCTGCGCGAGGGCGGGTCGCTGCCCGGGCTGATGGAAGCCGACGACCTGGGCACCTACGTCGTCAAGTACATCGGTGCCGGGCAGGGTCGGAAGGTGCTCGTCGCGGAGATCGTCACCGGCGAGCTCGCCCGAGGGCTGGGCCTGCCGGTTCCGGAGCTGGTCACCGTCGAGCTCGACCCGGCGCTCGGCGTCGCCGAACCGGACCAGGAAGTGCAGGAGCTGCTGCGCGCCAGCCCGGGGCTGAACCTCGGGATCGACTTCCTGCCCGGCGCGCTCGACCTCGACCCGAAGGCGTTCCCGATCGACCCCGGCTTCGCCGGGCGCGTGCTGTGGTTCGACGCGCTCGTCGGCAACGTCGACCGGTCCTGGCGCAACACCAACATGCTCTTCTGGCACGGCAGCCCGTACCTGATCGACCACGGCGCCACCCTGACCTTCCAGCACGCCTGGTCCGGAGCCGCGGCATGGGTGGAGCGGGCCTACGACGCCGCCGACCACGTCCTGCTCGGATGTGGACCCGACCTCGACGCCGCCGACGCCGCGCTCGCCCCGCAGGTCACACCGCAGCTGCTGCGGGCAGCGGCCGACGCCGTTCCCGACCAGTGGCTCGCCGATGAGCCCGGCTTCGGCGACGTCGACGAGGTGCGCGCGGCCTTCGTCACGCAGCTCGTGGCGCGTCGGGACGCACGCGCCGCCTGGCTGCCGGGCATCCGGGCGGCGATCGACGGGCGGGGCGCCGCTGCCGGACCGCCCGCGACCCGTGGTCCCGGCACACCGTTCTGGGTGGGGCGATGA
- a CDS encoding ABC transporter ATP-binding protein/permease: MGTELDWSTEWLTSTLWIAGVFVATTLGCAVLVALLSRYTVWGRQFRRLAFPYFSPRGPEGWRPLLTVLLVLLLAIASVRLSVLFSYQGNGMLTALQNLDAPTFWRYIGIFGILATIHVTRILVEFYIQQALIIRWRVWITDRVIGDWLDGRAYHKGRYTKVAVDNPDQRIQEDTASFPSVSVTLGVGAVSSLVSLVSFTLILWQLSGPLTVLGVEVPRAMTFLAYVFVIIASVIAFRIGRPLILLNFLQERFNATFRYALVRLRENSENVAFQRGERVENGILGSRFRDVISNAWAIVFRSLKFQGFNLGVSQLSVVFPYMIQAPRFFSQQITLGDLNQTATAFGEVHDALSFFRNAYDDFASYRAVLDRLTGLLDADAAARALPAADVEEGDDLQVRDLTVRRPDERVLVDDLDLDVAAGTSLLVTGPSGGGKTTLLRSVAQLWPYTSGSVRRPTDDGSLFLPQQPYLPLGTLRDALAYPGPGTEMDDARAAELLRKVQLPQLADQLDEVDDWARRLSPGEQQRLGFARILVVRPKVAFLDEATSALDEGLEQSLYNLLREELPDMIIVSVGHRSSLRRFHDELLELDTEGRWEKSALRG, from the coding sequence GTGGGCACTGAGTTGGACTGGTCGACCGAGTGGCTCACCAGCACCCTGTGGATCGCCGGGGTGTTCGTGGCGACCACGCTCGGCTGCGCGGTGCTGGTCGCCCTCCTGTCGCGGTACACCGTGTGGGGCCGCCAGTTCCGCCGCCTGGCCTTCCCCTACTTCTCCCCGCGCGGACCCGAGGGCTGGCGCCCGCTGCTCACGGTGCTACTGGTCCTGCTGCTGGCCATAGCATCGGTACGGCTCAGCGTGCTGTTCTCCTACCAGGGCAACGGCATGCTCACCGCGCTGCAGAACCTCGACGCTCCGACATTCTGGCGCTACATCGGCATCTTCGGCATCCTCGCCACGATCCACGTGACCCGGATCCTGGTCGAGTTCTACATCCAGCAGGCGCTCATCATCCGGTGGCGCGTGTGGATCACCGACCGTGTGATCGGTGACTGGCTCGACGGACGCGCCTACCACAAGGGCCGGTACACGAAGGTTGCTGTCGACAACCCGGACCAGCGCATCCAGGAAGACACCGCCTCGTTCCCCTCGGTGTCGGTGACGCTCGGCGTCGGCGCGGTCAGCTCGCTCGTTTCGCTCGTGTCGTTCACGCTCATCCTCTGGCAGCTCTCCGGGCCGCTGACCGTCCTCGGGGTCGAGGTCCCACGAGCGATGACGTTCCTCGCGTACGTCTTCGTGATCATCGCTTCGGTGATCGCGTTCCGGATCGGGCGCCCGCTGATCCTGCTCAACTTCCTCCAGGAGCGCTTCAACGCCACCTTCCGCTATGCCCTCGTGCGACTGCGGGAGAACTCGGAGAACGTCGCCTTCCAGCGCGGCGAGCGGGTGGAGAACGGGATCCTGGGCAGCCGCTTCCGGGACGTGATCAGCAACGCCTGGGCGATCGTGTTCCGGAGCCTGAAGTTCCAGGGCTTCAACCTCGGGGTCAGCCAGCTCTCGGTGGTGTTCCCCTACATGATCCAGGCTCCCCGGTTCTTTTCCCAGCAGATCACGCTCGGCGACCTGAACCAGACCGCCACCGCCTTCGGCGAGGTGCACGACGCGCTGTCGTTCTTCCGCAACGCCTACGACGATTTCGCGAGCTACCGCGCGGTCCTCGACCGCCTCACCGGCCTGCTGGACGCCGACGCCGCCGCCCGCGCGCTGCCGGCCGCGGACGTCGAGGAGGGCGACGACCTGCAGGTGCGCGACCTCACCGTCCGCCGCCCGGACGAGCGGGTGCTCGTCGACGACCTGGATCTCGACGTCGCCGCCGGCACGTCGCTGCTGGTCACGGGGCCGTCCGGCGGTGGGAAGACCACACTGCTGCGCAGCGTGGCGCAGCTGTGGCCGTACACGAGCGGCTCCGTGCGCCGCCCGACCGACGACGGGTCGCTCTTCCTGCCCCAGCAGCCGTACCTGCCGCTGGGCACGCTCCGGGACGCGCTCGCCTACCCCGGGCCCGGAACCGAGATGGACGACGCCCGGGCGGCGGAGCTGCTGCGCAAGGTGCAGCTCCCGCAGCTGGCCGACCAGCTCGACGAGGTTGACGACTGGGCCCGCCGCCTCTCCCCCGGCGAGCAGCAGCGCCTCGGGTTCGCCCGCATCCTGGTGGTGCGACCCAAGGTGGCGTTCCTGGACGAGGCCACCTCGGCCCTCGACGAGGGTCTCGAGCAGAGCCTCTACAACCTGCTGCGCGAGGAGCTGCCCGACATGATCATCGTCAGCGTCGGGCACCGCAGCTCGTTGCGCCGCTTCCACGACGAGCTGCTCGAGCTGGACACGGAGGGCCGCTGGGAGAAGTCCGCGCTGCGGGGGTAG
- a CDS encoding DoxX family protein, translating to MNRPLPAPARDWALLITRVLIGVVMFAHGYQKMVINGIGRTTEGFENLSIPLAIVSASFVTVVEFAGSVLLILGALTPLMCALQLVIMIGAAAFVHGANGIFISNGGWELVGVIGAGLIALGAVGPGRYSIDHLVRGRQAQHRREVERFHAPQPMMAQQVAHVAGHRR from the coding sequence TTGAACCGTCCGCTTCCCGCCCCAGCTCGTGACTGGGCCCTGCTGATCACGCGCGTCCTCATCGGCGTCGTGATGTTCGCGCACGGCTACCAGAAGATGGTGATCAACGGCATCGGACGCACCACCGAGGGTTTCGAGAACCTGAGCATCCCGCTCGCGATCGTGTCGGCCTCATTCGTCACGGTGGTCGAGTTCGCCGGCAGCGTGCTGCTGATCCTCGGCGCCCTGACCCCGCTGATGTGCGCTCTGCAGCTCGTGATCATGATCGGCGCCGCCGCCTTCGTGCACGGCGCCAACGGCATCTTCATCTCCAACGGCGGGTGGGAGCTCGTCGGCGTGATCGGCGCCGGCCTCATCGCCCTCGGTGCGGTCGGTCCCGGCCGCTACAGCATCGACCACCTCGTGCGCGGGCGGCAGGCGCAGCACCGCCGCGAGGTCGAGCGGTTCCATGCGCCGCAGCCGATGATGGCCCAGCAGGTGGCGCACGTGGCGGGGCACCGCCGCTGA
- a CDS encoding alpha/beta fold hydrolase, translating to MSWELPHTHRSASGQVRWNRLGPPDAPAVVLLHGTPFSSYVWRGVARALARRHRVYVWDMPGYGASEKFEGQDVSLAAEASVFVELLRMWELTDPIVIAHDSGGAIALGAHLLDGVRYRKLALVDAVSLPPWGSDFSALVGEHADVFVRLPPAAHEALLREYVGSASSPGLHPATLEALVAPWVADGQAAFYRQLAARRGDRSYTDAMQDRYPRISIPVSVIWGEDDTWVPVERGRELASRIPGAQLRVIPGAGHLVHEDQPAELTAALFEFLGEGVRPAGRPSPPSA from the coding sequence ATCTCCTGGGAACTCCCGCACACCCACCGGAGCGCTTCCGGACAGGTCCGCTGGAACCGGTTGGGCCCTCCGGACGCGCCTGCGGTCGTCCTCCTGCACGGCACGCCGTTCTCGTCCTACGTGTGGCGCGGGGTGGCACGGGCACTGGCGCGTCGGCATCGCGTGTACGTCTGGGACATGCCCGGCTACGGGGCGTCGGAGAAGTTCGAGGGCCAGGACGTCTCACTGGCCGCCGAAGCGAGCGTCTTCGTCGAGCTGCTCCGCATGTGGGAGCTGACCGATCCGATCGTGATCGCCCACGACTCCGGCGGTGCCATCGCGCTCGGCGCCCACCTCCTGGACGGGGTGCGGTACCGGAAGCTGGCCCTCGTCGACGCCGTCTCGCTGCCACCGTGGGGAAGCGACTTCTCCGCGCTGGTCGGCGAGCACGCGGACGTGTTCGTGCGTCTCCCGCCCGCGGCGCACGAGGCGCTGCTGCGCGAGTACGTCGGCTCGGCCAGCAGCCCGGGCCTGCACCCGGCCACGCTCGAAGCGCTCGTCGCGCCGTGGGTCGCCGACGGGCAGGCAGCGTTCTACCGCCAGCTCGCCGCCCGGCGGGGCGACCGGAGCTACACCGATGCGATGCAAGACCGCTACCCGAGGATCAGCATCCCAGTCAGCGTCATCTGGGGTGAGGACGACACCTGGGTCCCGGTCGAACGAGGACGCGAGCTGGCCTCGCGCATCCCGGGCGCGCAGCTGCGTGTCATCCCCGGCGCGGGCCATCTCGTGCACGAGGACCAGCCCGCGGAGCTGACCGCCGCCTTGTTCGAGTTCCTCGGCGAAGGCGTCAGGCCGGCGGGGCGGCCTTCTCCCCCTTCGGCGTGA
- the uppS gene encoding polyprenyl diphosphate synthase gives MALINAIGHLDERRLERLLRGRPRPEHVGIVMDGNRRWARQAGFADPRLGHRFGSEHVATLLGWCRDLDIRQVTVFVASTDNLAKRHSDEVAHLMQLVEDVVAEQLAHPSSPWRVHLAGRLDMLPDSTRHALKHAAEVTRTRHTDADVTIAIAYGGREEIVDAVRSLLDEEARAGATARELAERITDADIAAHLYTAGRADPDLIIRTSGERRLSGFLIWQSTRSELHFCDSHWPGFRRIDLLRALRAYAARRAGT, from the coding sequence ATGGCGCTGATCAACGCTATAGGCCACCTGGACGAACGCCGGCTCGAGCGCCTCCTGCGCGGCCGGCCCCGTCCCGAGCACGTCGGCATCGTGATGGACGGCAACCGCCGGTGGGCCCGGCAGGCCGGTTTCGCCGACCCTCGGCTCGGCCACCGCTTCGGCTCGGAGCACGTCGCGACCCTGCTGGGCTGGTGCCGGGACCTCGACATCCGGCAGGTCACCGTGTTCGTCGCGTCCACCGACAACCTCGCGAAACGCCATTCGGACGAGGTGGCCCACCTCATGCAGCTCGTCGAGGACGTCGTCGCGGAGCAGCTCGCCCACCCGTCCAGCCCGTGGCGGGTGCACCTCGCCGGCCGGCTCGACATGCTCCCCGACTCCACGAGGCATGCGCTCAAGCACGCCGCCGAGGTCACACGGACGCGGCACACCGACGCCGACGTCACGATCGCGATCGCCTACGGCGGTCGCGAGGAGATCGTCGACGCCGTGCGTTCGTTGCTCGACGAGGAGGCGAGGGCGGGCGCTACGGCGCGCGAGCTCGCCGAGCGGATCACCGACGCCGACATCGCTGCGCACCTCTACACCGCCGGCCGAGCCGATCCGGACCTGATCATCCGGACGAGCGGTGAGCGGCGCCTCTCCGGGTTCCTCATCTGGCAGTCCACCCGCTCCGAGCTGCACTTCTGCGACAGCCACTGGCCCGGGTTCCGCCGCATCGACCTCCTGCGTGCGCTGCGCGCCTACGCCGCCCGCCGGGCTGGAACATAA
- a CDS encoding phosphotransferase family protein, producing MTAGADEELITSDAVRSALAEACPGVRVGTLRRLDAGYTSRQWVADTDEGPLLVKAPVRDTDPEHLRRLIATTRRAGEGGVPVVRFRAFVPRSRALERPVLVQEYQRGTPADEAWESMDPAGRTRFAEDLGQVVGRVHSCAGPWFGDVLGTEKYPDRTSFLRALVDSRLAEAPEDLTSAGRAGLSAAIHGAIDALPADDSPSLTHGDLWRQNVILRDRRIACLLDFEHGRYADRFLDFGKLDEHVFDAFPEGRAAFLDAYGAVCPLPDDWESRVRLGHAIHALSMSVYFLRWTPKWAPQYVRELEQWLATRP from the coding sequence GTGACGGCCGGCGCAGACGAAGAGCTCATCACGTCCGATGCGGTCCGAAGCGCGCTGGCCGAAGCCTGCCCCGGCGTCCGGGTGGGGACGCTCCGGCGGCTCGACGCCGGATACACCAGCAGGCAGTGGGTTGCCGACACGGACGAGGGCCCGCTACTGGTCAAGGCACCCGTGCGGGACACCGACCCCGAGCACCTCCGACGGTTGATCGCCACCACCCGTCGTGCGGGTGAGGGCGGCGTGCCCGTGGTGCGGTTCCGCGCCTTCGTGCCGAGGAGCAGGGCGCTCGAGCGCCCGGTGCTCGTGCAGGAGTACCAGCGGGGCACCCCTGCCGATGAGGCATGGGAGTCGATGGATCCCGCCGGGCGGACGAGGTTCGCCGAGGACCTCGGCCAGGTCGTGGGCCGAGTCCACTCCTGCGCCGGCCCGTGGTTCGGTGACGTGCTCGGCACCGAGAAGTACCCGGACCGGACGAGCTTCCTGCGCGCCCTGGTGGACTCCCGGCTGGCCGAGGCCCCGGAGGACCTCACCTCGGCCGGTCGGGCCGGCCTGTCGGCAGCGATCCACGGGGCCATCGACGCCCTGCCCGCGGACGACAGCCCTTCACTGACCCACGGCGACCTGTGGCGCCAGAACGTCATCCTCCGCGACCGAAGGATCGCGTGCCTGCTCGACTTCGAGCACGGCCGCTACGCGGACCGCTTCCTCGACTTCGGCAAGCTCGACGAGCACGTCTTCGACGCGTTCCCGGAGGGGAGAGCGGCGTTCCTCGACGCCTACGGCGCGGTCTGCCCGCTCCCGGACGACTGGGAGTCCCGGGTCCGCCTCGGCCACGCCATCCACGCGTTGTCCATGAGCGTCTACTTCCTGCGGTGGACGCCGAAGTGGGCACCGCAGTACGTGCGGGAGTTGGAGCAGTGGCTGGCCACCCGGCCATGA
- a CDS encoding DUF3037 domain-containing protein, with translation MSDLVSESTVPPVRYPFEYALLRVVPRIERGESLNAGVVLYSRPLDFLGARVHLDVQRLHALDPAADAAMITAALEAVHAHCAPGQWAHERVEARHAAPAGREDRGRRFRRLTAPRSTIVQAGPVHTGLTADPEAELEHLLTSLVLPLPH, from the coding sequence ATGAGCGACCTCGTGAGCGAATCGACGGTGCCGCCGGTCAGATACCCGTTCGAGTACGCGCTGCTGCGCGTCGTGCCGCGGATCGAGCGCGGGGAGTCCCTCAACGCCGGGGTCGTCCTCTACAGCCGCCCGCTGGACTTCCTCGGCGCTCGCGTCCACCTCGACGTGCAGCGGTTGCACGCGCTCGACCCGGCCGCCGACGCCGCCATGATCACGGCCGCGCTCGAGGCCGTGCACGCGCACTGCGCGCCCGGGCAATGGGCACACGAGCGCGTCGAGGCCCGGCACGCCGCGCCCGCGGGCAGGGAGGACCGTGGCCGCCGCTTCCGCAGGCTGACCGCGCCGCGCAGCACGATCGTGCAGGCAGGCCCCGTGCACACCGGCCTGACCGCCGACCCGGAGGCGGAGCTGGAGCACCTGCTCACCAGCTTGGTCCTGCCGCTGCCCCACTAG
- a CDS encoding type B 50S ribosomal protein L31: MHRDIHPAYGPVVYQDRSTGQAFLTRSTATSAETIAWEDGNTYPLIRVDITAYSHPFWTGAQRVLDSAGQVEKFRRRYGGRGR, from the coding sequence ATGCACCGCGACATCCACCCCGCCTACGGTCCCGTTGTCTACCAGGACCGGTCCACCGGGCAGGCGTTCCTCACCCGCTCCACGGCGACGTCGGCCGAGACGATCGCCTGGGAGGACGGCAACACCTATCCGCTGATCCGCGTCGACATCACCGCGTACTCGCACCCGTTCTGGACCGGGGCCCAGCGCGTTCTCGACTCGGCGGGCCAGGTGGAGAAGTTCCGCCGCCGGTACGGCGGGCGCGGCCGCTGA
- a CDS encoding nuclear transport factor 2 family protein codes for MTLSPDDRAAIVELISLHGHVFDDGDLDRLDVLFTPSVVYDVSELGGGALHGIDAIRTAALALGDHNPVGHHVTNVVVTEHGDGRAGVRSKGIGVNADGTVGSVTYEDTVVATEAGWRIDHRRVVPRRVPLNGRRA; via the coding sequence ATGACGCTCTCCCCTGACGACCGCGCGGCAATCGTCGAGCTGATCTCGCTCCACGGGCACGTCTTCGACGACGGCGACCTCGACCGGTTGGACGTCCTGTTCACCCCTTCGGTTGTCTACGACGTGTCGGAGCTCGGTGGTGGCGCTCTCCACGGCATCGACGCCATCCGCACCGCCGCGCTCGCGCTGGGCGACCACAACCCGGTCGGCCACCACGTCACCAACGTCGTCGTCACCGAGCACGGGGACGGCAGGGCCGGCGTCCGGTCGAAGGGCATCGGGGTGAACGCCGACGGGACCGTGGGAAGCGTCACGTACGAGGACACGGTCGTCGCCACGGAGGCGGGCTGGCGGATCGACCACCGCAGGGTCGTGCCCCGGCGCGTTCCGCTGAACGGTCGGCGAGCCTGA
- a CDS encoding metallophosphoesterase family protein, whose amino-acid sequence MTFPRLVAVSDLHVRYPDNRAVVESLRPTTDGDWLIVAGDVAEQVQDVTWALGLLRERFARVLWVPGNHELWTRGKDPVQLRGVQRYLALVQACRELDVLTPEDPFPVWVGPGGPVTVAPLFAFYDYSFLPAGTSTVEEGLAAAYAAGVVCTDEHLLHPDPYPDRAAWCAARVEESERRLDACDPDLPTVLVNHWPLTRHPTEVLRHPEFALWCGTTRTAEWHVRYRAAAVVYGHLHIPRVTWEDGVRFVEASLGYPREWQPRDARNGTVVTELLPRQVLPVP is encoded by the coding sequence GTGACCTTCCCCCGGCTCGTGGCCGTCAGCGACCTGCACGTGCGCTACCCGGACAACCGTGCCGTCGTCGAGTCCCTGCGCCCAACAACTGACGGCGACTGGCTGATCGTCGCAGGCGACGTCGCCGAGCAGGTCCAGGACGTCACCTGGGCGCTGGGCCTGCTGCGCGAGCGGTTCGCCCGGGTGTTGTGGGTGCCCGGCAACCACGAGCTGTGGACGCGCGGGAAGGACCCGGTGCAGCTGCGCGGCGTGCAGCGCTACCTCGCGCTCGTGCAGGCCTGCCGTGAGCTGGACGTGCTGACCCCGGAGGACCCGTTCCCGGTCTGGGTCGGCCCCGGCGGCCCGGTCACCGTCGCGCCGCTCTTCGCGTTCTACGACTACTCGTTCCTCCCGGCGGGCACCTCGACGGTCGAGGAGGGCCTCGCCGCCGCGTACGCCGCAGGCGTGGTGTGCACCGACGAGCACCTCCTGCACCCCGACCCGTACCCGGACCGGGCGGCGTGGTGCGCCGCGCGGGTCGAGGAGTCGGAGCGCAGGCTCGACGCGTGCGATCCGGACCTGCCGACGGTGCTGGTGAACCACTGGCCGCTCACCCGCCACCCCACCGAGGTCCTGCGTCACCCCGAGTTCGCGCTCTGGTGCGGCACCACCCGCACGGCCGAATGGCATGTGCGCTACCGCGCGGCCGCCGTCGTGTACGGGCACCTGCACATCCCGCGCGTGACCTGGGAGGACGGCGTGCGCTTCGTCGAGGCGTCGCTCGGCTACCCGCGCGAGTGGCAGCCCCGCGACGCCCGCAACGGCACGGTCGTCACGGAGCTGCTGCCGCGCCAGGTCCTGCCCGTCCCCTGA